ATACTCGCCGCACCTTTTACCGCAACCGAGGTCGCCTTCAGCTGGAGCCGGGTGGCGATCACGGTCTTTTCCATTCTGATGCTTGGGCTCGCCGTCGCGCTCTCCAAGCAAGGATCGATCGCGGAGGAGCAGAGCCAGGCCGGACAGACCAAGGTGGCGGCGTAGAACAAGGCCGCACTTACGACAAAAGGCCGGGCGCAATCGTCGCCCGGCCTTTTTTTTGCCGCTCCCCTGGGATGCGGCCCACGGCGCGATTTCGATCGGCGCCGGGCTTTCGCGCCGGCACTTTGTGCGCGCCACGCCGTCGCGTTAGGTTGGTCTCGCAGCTTTCAGAAGCTCCTCGCATCGCAAGGGAGATCTCCATCGATGGAAATCGCGTGGATAGGAACCGGAATCATGGGCGCGCCGATGGCGCGCAACCTGATGCGCGCGGGCCATCGCCTGCGGCTGCACAACCGTACGGCCAAAAGAGCCGTCGCGCTTGCCGCGGAAGGCTCCGAAGTGACCGTCGCGGCCGACCCGGCCACCGCGGCCGGCGGCGCCGAAGCCGTGTTCATCATGGTGCCCGACACGCCCGAAGTCGAAAGCGTAGTCGCGCGGATCGAACCCGCGCTGCACAAGGGTCAAATGGTGATCGATATGAGCACCGTCGCGCCCGCCGCCGAACGCGCGATCGCCGGGCGTCTCGCCCGCGCCGGAGTGGACTATCTCGACGCCCCGGTTTCGGGCGGCGAGAGCGGCGCAATCGACGGGACGCTGACGATCATGGTGGGCGGCGCCGAGCCGGCCTACATGCGGGCGCTTCCGTTGTTCGAGAAGCTGGGGCGGCGCGTTACGCACATGGGCGGCGCGGGCGCGGGTCAGATGACCAAGCTCGCCAATCAGGTGGCGGTTGCGCTGACCCTCGAAGCAGCGGCAGAAGCGCTCGCGCTCGCGGAGAGCGGCGGGCTGGATCGCGCGCGCGTGCTCGAGGCGATCGGCGCAGGCGCCGCCGGCTCATGGCAGCTCGCCAATCTCGGCCCGAAGATAATCGCGCACGACTGGCGTCCCGGCTTCTTCATAAAGCTTATCCGCAAGGACCTGCGCCTGGTCTCCGACGCCGCGCGCGAGGGCGGCCTCGCGCTGCCGGGCCTTTCGTTGATGCAATCGATGTTCAACGCGGCGGCCGCGCTGGGCCACGACCTCGATGGCACGCAGGCGGTCGCTGCTGCGCTCGACCGTCTGGCCCGCTTGAAGTGACGCGCGAACGAAGACCTTCAGTGCCGCGCAAACCTGATCATACGAGGGGGATCTCGATCTGGGCAGGTGACGTAACCGGCTCGCCAAGCCGGACGTTTGGCCGAGGGTTGGCGACTGCCATCAGGTTGAAGGCCAGTCCGAACAGGACACCGCAGAGCAAGACGATCGAGTTTCGCATAATCCGCCTAACCGGTTGGAGGGTCTGAAGTAACCGTCGTAAAGCGAGCTGAACCGAAAGCCGCATTCATCCTTTGGCAGGCTATGACTTGCTATTTAAATCTATAAAAAATTATTGATCCGATTGCAAGAGAAAACGAGGTTGCGTCCGACGAAAGGCACTTCAGGACTTGTGTAGACACGTTAAAAATCTAAAAATGGTGTCAGGGCGGACGCCAAGAAAAATCGCTAGAAGGTCTGACGGACAGAAGGTCTCAGGAATGTGATTTGAGGTTGTTAGCGGGGCTGTCGACAGTCGCAGTGCTGTCGAGGTAGACGGTGCCGGGGGGGGTGCCTCGCTACCAAATGGTCAGATGCGGCGCAGGCATATCGTTCCAGGGTCGGTGAAGATCTTCGGTCTCCCGAACACCAGCAGCCACTTCGGGATTCAGGACAACGGCAACGGCCAGATGTGGTCTGAAACCAGGCACGTCGGCAAAATCAACTATTGGACCGGCGATGTAGTCCTCAAGCAGGAGTACGTTCCGAAAACTCGCATGTTCGACGGATTGTTCGGCCTGCTC
The window above is part of the Candidatus Binataceae bacterium genome. Proteins encoded here:
- a CDS encoding NAD(P)-dependent oxidoreductase; the protein is MEIAWIGTGIMGAPMARNLMRAGHRLRLHNRTAKRAVALAAEGSEVTVAADPATAAGGAEAVFIMVPDTPEVESVVARIEPALHKGQMVIDMSTVAPAAERAIAGRLARAGVDYLDAPVSGGESGAIDGTLTIMVGGAEPAYMRALPLFEKLGRRVTHMGGAGAGQMTKLANQVAVALTLEAAAEALALAESGGLDRARVLEAIGAGAAGSWQLANLGPKIIAHDWRPGFFIKLIRKDLRLVSDAAREGGLALPGLSLMQSMFNAAAALGHDLDGTQAVAAALDRLARLK